CGGCGGATCGCCACCCCGGCGACGTTCTCCGGGTGCGCGGCGGCGAACTCCCGGTAGATCTCCTGGTCGTGCTGCCCGTCGTCGCCGATCAGCAGCCAGCGGACGTCGGGGAACTCGGACGCCAGCCGGGCCAGGGTGGCCCGCTTGTGTTCCCGGCCGCTGCGGAACCAGCGGTCGGCCGTCGGCCCCCAGTCGGTGAGCAGCAGCGGACCGGCCGGGTAGAGGTGCCGGGACAGGAACCGGGTCAGCGTCGGCGCGACGTTCCACGCGCCGGTGGACAGGTAGAACACCGGGCTGCCCGGGTGGGCGGTGACCAGCCGCTCGTAGAGCACCGCCATGCCCGGGACCGCCGTGCGCGCATGCTCGTCGAGGACGAACGTGTTCCACGCGGCCAGCATCGGCCGGGGCAGCGCGGTCACCATGACCGTGTCGTCGATGTCGGAGAGGATGCCCAGGCGCACCTTCGGGTCGATGACCCGCACCAGCGCCTCGACCGGTTCGGCGTCGGCGACCCGCAGCCGCACCGACGCCCAGCCGGGGGTGAAGTCGGCCTTGACCACGGTGTCGACGAAACCGCTGCGGTCGGCGCGGGCGGTGTGCACGCCGTCCCCGGCCTCGATGGTGACCTCGACGTGCTTTGCGGGCAGGGTGGCGAAGCTGCGCCAGCCGCGGACCTTCTCCAGCCGACCCTTACGCCGCTCGGGGCGGCTGAGCAGCACCCGGCACAGCACCCGGGCCCAACCGGGGGCGCCGTAACCGGCGTAGGCGACGATGTTGGGTTGCCAACCGGTCCGCCGCAGCCGGCGCTCCACCAACTGGTGCAGGGCGTCCTCGATCCGCGCGGCCCGGTGCAGGGTGGGTACGGCCAGCTGGCTCGCGGTGGTGGAGGGCACGCTGCAACCCTGCCACAGGACTCCGGCAGCGGCCAGGCGAGCGACCGGGAGCACACCGGGGCGCGTCGGCCGGGCCGCCCCAGGTCGCCCCCGGCAGGACGGGACGGCCGGTTGTCGGGTGCGCCACCCGGTGGGCGTCGTACGGCCGTGACACCGGCCCCGGCCCGTACGCTCTTGCGGGTGCTCATCCTGCTGCCGCCCTCCGAGGGGAAGGCCGACACCGGCACCGGTCGCCGGCTCGACCTGACCCGGCTCTCCCTGCCCGAGCTGACCCCGGCGCGGGAGGAGGTGCTGACCGCGCTGATGGCGCTCAGTGCCGCCGGCCGGTCGGAAGAGACCGCCGGTGCCGGGGACGCCGCGCTGGCCGCCCTCGGGCTGACCGCCGGCCAGCGCGGCGAGCTGGCCCGCAACGCCCGGCTGGACCGGGCCGCCACCGCACCGGCCGGGCAGGTGTACACCGGGGTGCTCTACGAGGCGCTCGGCCTGGCCACCCTGCCGCCGGGGGCGCTGCGGGCGGCCCGCCGCTCGGTGCTGGTCAGCTCGGGATTGTGGGGCGCGGTACGGCTCACCGACCGGATCCCGCCGTACCGGTGCCCGATCGGGGCGCGGTTGCCGGGGGTGGGGGCGCTGTCGGCGTACTGGCGCGGGGTGTTGTCGCCGGTGCTGACGGCGGCGGCCGGCGGCGGTCCGGTGCTGGACCTGCGCTCCGCCGCCTACGCGGCGACCTGGACGCCCCCGGCGGAGCTGGCCGGGCGGACGGTAACCGTGCGGGTGCTGCACGAGCGCCGGCCGGGGGAACGCACGGTGGTGAGCCACTTCAACAAGGCGACCAAGGGCCGGCTGGTCCGCGACCTGCTGCTGGCCGGGGCCCGGCCGCGCACCGCGACCGCGTTGGTCGGTGCCCTGCGTGACCTGAAGTACCCGGTCGAGGAGCAGCCGGTGACGGCGGGCCGCCCGCGGCGGGTCGACGTGGTGGTCACCGACCTGTAGGAACGCAAGATTTCCTCAAATCCGGTGCGGATGGCTGGAGCCGGCGGGACCGGCAGGCGACCGTAAGGGAACCCGAAACCGAGAAGGAGCGGTCCGATGACCCCCGAACCCCGCCTGCTCGACCGGCCGCGCCTCCCCTCGACCCCGCCGCCACTGGACTGGATGACCCTGGCCGACGCGTTCGAGGTGGCCTGCCTGGTGCGCTGCACGCCGGCACCGGCGGTCACCCGCCCCGGCCCGACCCCGCCACCGGACCGGGGCGTGGTGGAGTTCAACCGGGAGGACGCCGCGCTGCGGATGCGGCAGCTGCTGGCCCGGCTCGACGTGCCGGTCGAGCACGAGGTGGTCACCGGTGGCCTGCGCCGCCGCTACGAGCTGCACCGGTTGCACGTGCCCGCCGACCGCCGCACCGGCTACACGGTGCTGCGCGAGACGGGTTGGCGGCAGGGACGACGGGAACTGCTCGGCCCGGCCGTGGGTTCCTCCACCCCCCGGGCCGCCTGGCGGACCCGGCTCGCCGCGGCGGCCTGGCGCTCGGCGCTGATGGCCGGCGGCCGGCACGTGCGACGGCACATCCTCGGCATCCGCCTGGCCGACCGGGAGCTGGCCGCGGTACTGGTCCGGTCGGCGTCCCTGCTGGAGGTGTCGGCGCTGCTGCGGCCGGGGGCCGGCTGCCTGGTGGTGAGCGTCGCCGACGGCCCGGACCGGCTGCGGATCCTGGAACGGGCCGCGCTGTCCCCCGCCCGGCTACCCACCGGAGCCTGACCCCCGTCACGCCCCACGGGTTCCCCCACGTACCCCGGAACGACCGCCCCGACCGGCTGAGCTTGCGCCGGAGGCGGTGACAGCGCAGAGTGCACCGCGTGAGTCGTGGCCGGACCGGACGCGGCCGGCGGGCCACCTCCGCCGGCGCGGTGCTGCTGATGCTGCTGTTCGTCGCGTTCGGCGGGATGGCCGGCTGCCGGGACTCCCCCGACGAACCGGTCCCCATCCGGATCGCCACCGGCAGCCCGACCGCCGTCTACTACGCCTTCGGCCGGTCGTTGGCCACCGTCCTCAACCGCGAGCTGCCCGGCGTCCGGGCCAGTGTGGTGGTCACCGCCGCCTCCGCCGAGAACGTCCGGCTCGTCGGCTCGGGCGCCGCCGAACTGGGCTTCACCCAGGCCGACGTGCTGGACACCAACCCGGCCGACCCACCGAAGGTGCTCGCGGTGGCCCGCGTCTACGACGACCTGCTCCACCTGGTCACCACCGCCGGTGGCCCGATCCGCGACGTCGCCGACCTGCGCGGGCGGCGGGTCTCGATGGGCGCCGCCGGCTCCGGCACCCAGATCACCGCGACCCGCCTGCTGGAGGTGGCCCGACTCGGCGGCGACCAGGTCCGCCGGGAACACCTCGGCCTGGACGACTCGGTGGCGGCGTTGCGGGCCGGCCGGATCGACGCCTTCTTCTTCTCCGGCGGCCTGCCGGTACGCGGGGTGGCGGCGCTCGCCGACGCCACCTCGATCCGGCTGGTGGACCTGGGCGAGTGGACCGAGCCGCTGCGCCGCAGCTACCGGGAGGTCTACGTCTCCCGGGACATCCCCCGCTCGGTGTACGGGGTGGATCCGGTCACCACCGTCGCCAACCCCAACTATCTGGTCGTCCGGGCGGACCTGCCGGAGCCGCTGGTGCGGGAGGTGACCCGGCTGCTGATGGAGCGCCGGGCGGAACTGGCCACCGCCCATCCGGCGGCCGGGCGGATGAGCCCCCGCTCGGCGATCGCCACCACCCCGCTGCCGCTGCACCCCGGCGCGGCCGACTGGTACCGGTCCGCCAAGCCCTGACGCTCAGCCCGCCCCGGTGCCGGCCGTGGCCGGATCGGCGGCCTGCGACGGCGGGTCGGTCTCGGGCGGGGCCGGGAACCACAGCTCGGCGACCAGGCCGCACGGTTCGCCGGGGTACATGGTGAGCCGGCCGTCGGACGCGTCCACCAGCACCGCCACGATCGTCAGGCCGAGGCCGGCACCGTCGATGTTCTGCGCGTCCGGTGCCCGCCAGAACCGCTCGGTGGCCTGGTCGAGCTGGCCGGGAGTCATCCCCGGGCCGGTGTCGCGCACCTCCAGGGCGGTGCCCCCGTCGGCGTGCCGGACCGCCACGGTCACCTCCCCGCCGTCGCCGCTGAACTTGATCGCGTTGTCGATCAGCGCGTCCAACGCCTGGTCGACGGCGGTCGGCACGGTCCGCGCGTACGCCGGGCCGCAGGTCGCCAGACGCAGGGTGACCGACCGGTGCCGGGCCAGCGGCTGCCACGCGGCGACCCGGGAGGCGGCCACCGCCGCCGCGTCCACGGTCACCCGCTCGTTCTGTTCGCGCTCGGCCCGGGCCAGGGTGAGCAGCCCGTCGAGGACCAGCGCCAACCGGTCGGTCTCCTCCAGGGCCAGCCGGTGCTCGGCGCGGCCGTCCTGGTCGGTCACGCTCGGCCCCAACTCCTCCACCCGCAGCCGCAGCGCGGTCAGCGGGTTGCGGAGCTGGTGGCTGGCGTGGGCGACGAAGGCCCGTTGCCGGTCCATCACGTCGGCGACCACCGCCGCCATGTGGTTGAAGCTGGCCGCCAGCCGGCGCAGCTCCGGCGGACCCCACCGGTCCTGCACCCGGGCGCCCCGGTCCCCCTCGGCGATCTCGTGGGTCACCGCGTCCAGCTCGGTCACCGGGCGCAACACCCAACCGGCCAACCCGAACGCGGTGGAGACGCAGGCCAGCACGGCGAGCAGCCCGATCCCGGCGAGCAGCAGCCACCAGGCGGTGACCGTCCGACGCACCTTCGCCACCGGGGTGGCGGTGACCACCGCGCCGAGCACCTCACCGCCGTCGTTGATCGGCACCGCCACCACCAGCGGACCGTCCACCCACGGCCAGACCGAGTCCGGCCCGTTGAACTGCTGCCCGGCCAACGCGCTGTCCAGGGCCGCCCGGGTGTCCCGCCCGGAGTTCCAACTGGCCGACACCACCAGCGTCCGGCCGTCCCGGTCGACCACCGCCGCGCCGATGCCGTACAACTGGTCGTAGCTGACGAGCTCGCCGGTCAAGGGCCCGGCGCCGCCGCCGCGCAACGCCGGCCCGGCCAGCGAGGCGAACCGGGTCGCGTCGGCCAGCCGGTCGGCGCGCACCCGGTCGGTCTCCCGGGACGCCAGGGTCGCCGCGAGCGGGGTCTCCAACGCCAGGAGCACCAGCACCATCAGCAGCAGGTAGCTGATCACCAGTCGACGACGCACCGGCTGCCCCTCACGCGGCCCGGAGCCGGTAGCCGACCCCGCGGACCGTCTCCACCAGCCGGGGGTCGCCCAGCTTGCCCCGCAGCGAGCCGACGTGCACCTCGACGGTGTGCCGGTCGGCCCAGGTGGTGCCCCAGACGTCGAGCAGGATCCGGTCCCGGGGCACCGCCGTGCCGGGCTGGCGGGCCAGCGAGAGCAGGATGTCGAACTCCTTACGGGTCAGCGCCGCCGGTCGGCCGCCGACGGTGACCGTCCGGGCGGACACGTCGATGCGGACCGGACCGACCTCGATGAGGTCCGGCGCCGGCGGGGCGTGGGCGGCCCGCCGTAGCACCGCCTCGATCCGGGCCTGCAACTCCACCATGGAGAACGGCTTCACCACGTAGTCGTCGGCGCCGAGCCGCAACCCGAGCACCCGGTCGCGTTCCTCGCCCCGGGCGGTGACCGCGATGATGCCGAGCTGGCTGCTGCGTCGCCGCAGCTCCCGGCACACCTCGGTGCCGTCCCCGTCCGGCAGGGTGAGGTCGAGCAGGACCAGGTCGCAGGGGGCGGCGGAGAGCGCGGCGGCGACGGTGGCCGCGTGCTCGACCTCGTAGCCCCGTCGGGTCAGCGCCGAGGCGAGGGCGGCAGCCACCCGTCGGTCGTCCTCGACCAGCAGGATCCGCACCGGTGACTCCCCTTCGTCGTACGAGATGACGAGCGAATGGTGGCAGAAGGGCCGGGCCGCGGGAAACGGCGGGAGCCGCGGGCCGGACGCGGGACGCCCGGCCGCCGGGGGAACGACGCGGGACCTGGGACGAGTGGTCGTCCCAGGTCCCGCGCCCCGGTCGGTCAGCGGCAGAGCCGGCCGATCTCCTCCTGGAACCGGTCCATCGGGTTGGCCTCGGCCGGGCCGAGCAGGTAGGTCTTGAGCTCCCGCCGGGCCTCGGTCATCGGGTCGTCACCGGCCCGGGTCAGCGCCAGGATCTTCGGCAGTTCGCCGCAGTCCCGGGAGAGCAGGTACGCCCCCCGGGAGGTGGGGAACTCCCGCCGGAACTCGTCCTCGGGCAGCCCGCTCGGGTTGGCCACCACGTACGGCCGCTGGCTCTGCACGAAGTCGGAGACCACGCTGGAGATGTCGCTGATCAGCAGGTCGGTCTGGTTGAAGCAGTCGAACAGGGCGGGCACCCGGCCGGTGACCACCCGGTGTCCGGGGCCGTCCAGCGAGCCGGCGTCCGGGTCACCACCGGCGGCCCGGATCAGCGACACCAGGCGCTCGTGCACCGCCTTGGCCTCCTTGGACCGGGAGCCGGTCAGCGGGTGCGGCTTGTAGACCAGCCGCACCTGCGGCGAGGCCAGCACACCCCGGACGATCCGCTCCCCCATCAGCACCAGCGAGGTGTGGTAGGGGTCGTCGTCCAGCCAGCCCTCCCAGGTGGGGGCGTAGAGGACGGTGAACGGCCGGTCGGGGGCGGTCGAGCCGAAGGTGTGCACCCCGGCGAGCTGCGGCCGGCCGATCTCCACGATGTCGTCGTCCCGGACGCCCACCGCGGCCCGCGCGTACCGCTCCCGGCCGGCCAGCCCGGCGACCCAGACCTCGTCGTACACCTTGCTGTACGGGTTGACGCTGGCCTGCTTGTCGCTGTCGCCGTGGCCGACGAAGACGTGCTTCATACCCGGCTCGCGGAGCATGTGGATGTTCGCGCCGACGTTCGCCGCGTAGAGGGCGGCCCGGACCGTACCCAACTCGAGGTTCATGAAGTCCGGCCCGGTCGGCACGCAGATCACCGGCAGCCGGGTGTCGGCCAGCTCGAAGAACGCCTCCCTGCTGCGCATCAGCACGACGGCCCGCTGGTCCAGCGCCTCGGTCGGGGCCAGCCACATGTTGGCCTGGTAGACGTCCTTGGCCGGGCCGGCGAAGTAGAGCGCGACCTCGGGACGGTAGCCGTCGAGCCAGCGCTGGAGCACCGGCAGTACCGGGCTCTTGCCGGTGCCCCGGCCGCGCAGCCAGGTCACCGCGACCACCGCGCCGATCAGCGCGGCGAGCCCTGCGGCCACCGCGGCGACCGCGAGCACGGGGGTGGCGTCGGTGCGGACCGCCGCCACCACGGCGGCGGGGATCAGCAGCACGTTGAGCACGGCGAGCTGCACACCGGCCAGGTCGGCGATCCAGCCCGGCGGGCGGGGGGCCGAGCGGATCGGACCCAGCTCGATGTTGCGGACCAGCGCGGAGACCGGGTTCCGCCGGTCGATCATGGTGTTCAGGGCGCCCGCGAAGACGGCGATCACCCAGACCGCCGCCGGGAGCACCAGCAGCCAGGTCAGCTCGGCCCGGGTGAGCGGGACCGTGGTGGCGACCAGCAGCACGGTCGCCAGGTCACGGCTCAGCTGCCGGTAGCCCCGGTTGAGGCCGACCTTCTCCAGCAGCGTCTCCGAGGGCGGCGACCAGCGGGTGACGGCGTACTCGCCGACCACCGCGACCAGCCCGGCCACGGCGAACAGGGCCACCCATCCGAAGCCGCCCGCGACGAGCATGACCAGGTAGGACAGCACCAGCAGGGCGCCTCGGGCGGCGGTGCCGGTGCGTTCCAGTAACGTGCCGAACAAAGGAGGACGCTCCCTACAAGATCGATGACGGGCGGGGCCCGACGGTCTGCGTCGTCGTCGTCCGACGGGCGTGACCGCAGCACCGCGACCGACCGAGCGGCCTGCGGGTGACTGCGACTTTAACGTGAGCGGACGTCCCGGTGTCGCTCGGGTATCCAGGTCCATTTCGGGCAGACGCGACGATACCTCCCGGGTGGCACCAGACGTCCGTCGCTCAGCCCGACCGGCCGTAGCAGGTCGTCGCGCCCGGCCCGGGGCGGCTGGCCAACTTCTCGAAGCCCAGCTCGACGGCCATGTCGCGGGCGTACCGGTTGCCGTTGTAGACGCAGATGGTGCCCACGCCGAGCCGCTCCAGCGCACCGCCGACCTGCTCCCGGTCGGGTTTCTCCCGCCCGTCGGCGAAGTGGGCCAGCAGCAGCCGGTCCTTGGCGAAGTCGGAGTTCAGGTCGTACTCCACCAGGTAGAAGTCGCGCGGCAGGACGACCCGGACCCGGCTGGTGACGATCAGTGAGGTCCGCATGATCGTCGAGGGGGCGAGGACCAACCCGTCCGGACGGTCCTGCCGGGCGATCCAGAAGGCGATCTCCTGCCGCTGCTGGGGCAGCTTCCAGGTGGGGCGGGTGTGTGTCTCCACCCAGCTGTCCGGCGACCACATCGGGGTGGCCCAGACAGCGAACGAGGTGACCATCGCCGCGGCGACCAGGCCGCCGACCGCGCCGCGCAGCAGCCGCGACGGCGACGGGACGGACACCGTGCAGAGCAGGCCGATCAGGGTCGGCAGGGCGAGCAGCCACGGCACCCGCCAGAGCACCACGGAGATGCCGGTCAGCGCGCCGAGCGTCTCCAGCACGCCGGGCACCAGCAGCACGCTCATCACCAGGGCGGCCCCGGCGGCCAGCAGCGCCGGGGTGCGGCGGCGGGCCAGCAGCGGACCGCACCACAGCGCCAGGCCGCTGATCACCCCGACGATCCCGACCAGCAGCGTGCGCCGGTAGGTGTACTCGGCGTCGAAGAAGGCGTCGTCCGCGCCGGCCGCGTCCATCCCGCCCAGCACCAGCCGGGACACCACGATCGCCCCCACCGGGTACGCCACCGCGGCCAGCCCGCCGACCACCGCGTCCTTCCACCGGCCGACCAGCAGCATCGCCAGCCCGGCCGCGCCGACCAGCATCGGCAGGATGATCGCCGAGGTGGTGGTGAGGCCGGCGGCGGTGACCGAGAGCGCGAAGACGAGCAGCAGCGAACGGCGGGACCGGGTGTCGAACCATTCGGTGAGGTAGAGCCACATCAACGGGATGACCGCCGAGACGAACATCCCCTTGCCCTCGTAGAGCCGGGGCAGGTGGAACGTGCCGAGCGCGGCGTCCGAGCCGGCCACCAGGTAGAGGTAGGTCACCGCGACGCTGAACGCGAGCAGCGGCCGGCGCGGGGCCCACCGGTGGGTGAGCCGCCACAGCGCCAGGACGGCCAGCACCGCCATCACCGGCAGCGCGAGGTACCAGGTGGCGGACGCGCCGTGGATGCCGAGCACGTGCGCGAGCGCGCCGTCGAACACCTCGATCGACGGGGTGGGCGGCAGCGAGCCCATCGCCGGGGCGACGTTCTCGGTGAACAGGAAGTCGTTGGTGGGCACCAGGTCACGCTCGGCCACCCAGACCGTCTTGCCGACGTAGTAGACGTCGTCCGGGGTGTTGCGGGCCAGGTAGAGCGAGGAGATCGCCACCCCGACCGAGATCAGCAGCGCGTACCCGGACTGGAGGGCGGTGGGGGTGGGCGGGCCGGGCGGGGCCGCGTCGTCGGCCCGCCAGGCCCGGCGGGTGAGCAGCATGACCCCGACGCCCGCGGCGGCACCGGCGACGGCCGGGATCCACCAGGACAGCACGTCGCCGGCCGGGGTGCCGGCGAGGCCGGCGGTGACGGCGGCCACCACCCCGGCGGCGACCACCGGCAGCAGCCAGCGACGCGGCTGACCCGTCCCGCCGGCCGGCGGGGTGTCGCCCGCCGATGCGGTCGGGGCGCCCGGGGTGGTGGTGGCGGCGCGGCTGCGGCGGACGGCCCGGACGCCGGCCAGCCCGGCGAGCAGGACGCAGCCGACGATCCAGCCCAGGAAGGTCACCGACGGGCGCAGGTCGAACAGGAAGGACACGTGGTAGAGCACCGTCCACAGCGCGAAGCCCAGCACCGCGGCGTCGGTGACGACGGCCGGGGTGGCGGCGAGCGTCGACCGCAGTCGACGTGCGGGCTGCGGTCGGCCGGCGGCCGGCGCGGCGGAGGGCGGCGCGGGGGGCGGCGGCGCGAC
Above is a window of Micromonospora rifamycinica DNA encoding:
- a CDS encoding response regulator transcription factor, whose product is MRILLVEDDRRVAAALASALTRRGYEVEHAATVAAALSAAPCDLVLLDLTLPDGDGTEVCRELRRRSSQLGIIAVTARGEERDRVLGLRLGADDYVVKPFSMVELQARIEAVLRRAAHAPPAPDLIEVGPVRIDVSARTVTVGGRPAALTRKEFDILLSLARQPGTAVPRDRILLDVWGTTWADRHTVEVHVGSLRGKLGDPRLVETVRGVGYRLRAA
- a CDS encoding TAXI family TRAP transporter solute-binding subunit; translation: MSRGRTGRGRRATSAGAVLLMLLFVAFGGMAGCRDSPDEPVPIRIATGSPTAVYYAFGRSLATVLNRELPGVRASVVVTAASAENVRLVGSGAAELGFTQADVLDTNPADPPKVLAVARVYDDLLHLVTTAGGPIRDVADLRGRRVSMGAAGSGTQITATRLLEVARLGGDQVRREHLGLDDSVAALRAGRIDAFFFSGGLPVRGVAALADATSIRLVDLGEWTEPLRRSYREVYVSRDIPRSVYGVDPVTTVANPNYLVVRADLPEPLVREVTRLLMERRAELATAHPAAGRMSPRSAIATTPLPLHPGAADWYRSAKP
- a CDS encoding App1 family protein, encoding MEDALHQLVERRLRRTGWQPNIVAYAGYGAPGWARVLCRVLLSRPERRKGRLEKVRGWRSFATLPAKHVEVTIEAGDGVHTARADRSGFVDTVVKADFTPGWASVRLRVADAEPVEALVRVIDPKVRLGILSDIDDTVMVTALPRPMLAAWNTFVLDEHARTAVPGMAVLYERLVTAHPGSPVFYLSTGAWNVAPTLTRFLSRHLYPAGPLLLTDWGPTADRWFRSGREHKRATLARLASEFPDVRWLLIGDDGQHDQEIYREFAAAHPENVAGVAIRRLSPTQSVLAGSLPVPNDRPSSAGPVGQKWLSAPDGAGLWKLLRDAGLV
- a CDS encoding CDP-glycerol glycerophosphotransferase family protein, coding for MFGTLLERTGTAARGALLVLSYLVMLVAGGFGWVALFAVAGLVAVVGEYAVTRWSPPSETLLEKVGLNRGYRQLSRDLATVLLVATTVPLTRAELTWLLVLPAAVWVIAVFAGALNTMIDRRNPVSALVRNIELGPIRSAPRPPGWIADLAGVQLAVLNVLLIPAAVVAAVRTDATPVLAVAAVAAGLAALIGAVVAVTWLRGRGTGKSPVLPVLQRWLDGYRPEVALYFAGPAKDVYQANMWLAPTEALDQRAVVLMRSREAFFELADTRLPVICVPTGPDFMNLELGTVRAALYAANVGANIHMLREPGMKHVFVGHGDSDKQASVNPYSKVYDEVWVAGLAGRERYARAAVGVRDDDIVEIGRPQLAGVHTFGSTAPDRPFTVLYAPTWEGWLDDDPYHTSLVLMGERIVRGVLASPQVRLVYKPHPLTGSRSKEAKAVHERLVSLIRAAGGDPDAGSLDGPGHRVVTGRVPALFDCFNQTDLLISDISSVVSDFVQSQRPYVVANPSGLPEDEFRREFPTSRGAYLLSRDCGELPKILALTRAGDDPMTEARRELKTYLLGPAEANPMDRFQEEIGRLCR
- a CDS encoding sensor histidine kinase, encoding MRRRLVISYLLLMVLVLLALETPLAATLASRETDRVRADRLADATRFASLAGPALRGGGAGPLTGELVSYDQLYGIGAAVVDRDGRTLVVSASWNSGRDTRAALDSALAGQQFNGPDSVWPWVDGPLVVAVPINDGGEVLGAVVTATPVAKVRRTVTAWWLLLAGIGLLAVLACVSTAFGLAGWVLRPVTELDAVTHEIAEGDRGARVQDRWGPPELRRLAASFNHMAAVVADVMDRQRAFVAHASHQLRNPLTALRLRVEELGPSVTDQDGRAEHRLALEETDRLALVLDGLLTLARAEREQNERVTVDAAAVAASRVAAWQPLARHRSVTLRLATCGPAYARTVPTAVDQALDALIDNAIKFSGDGGEVTVAVRHADGGTALEVRDTGPGMTPGQLDQATERFWRAPDAQNIDGAGLGLTIVAVLVDASDGRLTMYPGEPCGLVAELWFPAPPETDPPSQAADPATAGTGAG
- a CDS encoding DUF6077 domain-containing protein, translated to MPNADPVAVAPPPPAPPSAAPAAGRPQPARRLRSTLAATPAVVTDAAVLGFALWTVLYHVSFLFDLRPSVTFLGWIVGCVLLAGLAGVRAVRRSRAATTTPGAPTASAGDTPPAGGTGQPRRWLLPVVAAGVVAAVTAGLAGTPAGDVLSWWIPAVAGAAAGVGVMLLTRRAWRADDAAPPGPPTPTALQSGYALLISVGVAISSLYLARNTPDDVYYVGKTVWVAERDLVPTNDFLFTENVAPAMGSLPPTPSIEVFDGALAHVLGIHGASATWYLALPVMAVLAVLALWRLTHRWAPRRPLLAFSVAVTYLYLVAGSDAALGTFHLPRLYEGKGMFVSAVIPLMWLYLTEWFDTRSRRSLLLVFALSVTAAGLTTTSAIILPMLVGAAGLAMLLVGRWKDAVVGGLAAVAYPVGAIVVSRLVLGGMDAAGADDAFFDAEYTYRRTLLVGIVGVISGLALWCGPLLARRRTPALLAAGAALVMSVLLVPGVLETLGALTGISVVLWRVPWLLALPTLIGLLCTVSVPSPSRLLRGAVGGLVAAAMVTSFAVWATPMWSPDSWVETHTRPTWKLPQQRQEIAFWIARQDRPDGLVLAPSTIMRTSLIVTSRVRVVLPRDFYLVEYDLNSDFAKDRLLLAHFADGREKPDREQVGGALERLGVGTICVYNGNRYARDMAVELGFEKLASRPGPGATTCYGRSG
- the yaaA gene encoding peroxide stress protein YaaA; its protein translation is MLILLPPSEGKADTGTGRRLDLTRLSLPELTPAREEVLTALMALSAAGRSEETAGAGDAALAALGLTAGQRGELARNARLDRAATAPAGQVYTGVLYEALGLATLPPGALRAARRSVLVSSGLWGAVRLTDRIPPYRCPIGARLPGVGALSAYWRGVLSPVLTAAAGGGPVLDLRSAAYAATWTPPAELAGRTVTVRVLHERRPGERTVVSHFNKATKGRLVRDLLLAGARPRTATALVGALRDLKYPVEEQPVTAGRPRRVDVVVTDL